The genomic segment ATCACCGTGAAAGGCATGAGCTGCGAACACTGCCGAGCCGCCGTGACCAAAGCCGTGCAGGATGTGGACGGCGTGGAAAATGTGACCGTGAACCTGGACACAGGCCGCGTGACCTACGCTGCGGATGATGAAAAAGACGCCCTGATCCGGCAAAGCGTGGAACAGG from the Paucidesulfovibrio gracilis DSM 16080 genome contains:
- a CDS encoding heavy-metal-associated domain-containing protein produces the protein MQEKQITVKGMSCEHCRAAVTKAVQDVDGVENVTVNLDTGRVTYAADDEKDALIRQSVEQAGYDVES